A stretch of the Drosophila sulfurigaster albostrigata strain 15112-1811.04 chromosome 2L, ASM2355843v2, whole genome shotgun sequence genome encodes the following:
- the LOC133836327 gene encoding protein outspread isoform X3, translated as MSTSTITTTTTAAAAPAATTAVSTPPLTASCGRTADCRKFSPNIFNKSKCSHCFRQREEHSAAALECNRSLKTLALLASRKVSKCGYLFVAPDWDFSNPLYRTKRWQRRWFVLYDDGELTYSVDDFPETVPQACIDMTKVMEVSSAEEVTGHTNSIAITAPERVTYVKGISSEESQWWLNILTAFPKSKGRHKRSTTLPGGQINCLRQSANVDLAIKLGNRHSSYHKDTLTSSQSASSLIGNLDCPSSRNSTPNDDEDDGVETGEDEDEDDDENDNGDDDEEQQVSTSRKAKVTSSSSSIGGQDENNRNAGNEITNRGCLLIEDIRRDEKSIKDIANTITNLSQQQSKRWSTMAVNNALNNQHQHHYQYHTSCDETDFQVMSSGKSLNVGSEPQTIVNLRPKSLPLAANSTPAIVSAVVKKIPTVLVSQQQQQQQQQQHSLKLLKEDNSKSNKSSGRLELQLQLKPAKHYQHERGDPDGGCNLDELCANYMSKSDELRSVSKLSNNSNKNAASANKTLGKSVEESLNAKKGWLMKLDNRTGEWSKHWFTLSGAALFYYRDPLCEERGVLDGVLDVNSLSTVVEEPSASKQHAFQLITWDKQRLFLASLSPSSRNSWLAILRSAAGLTQQLETSTTTPIATSSAAIMKSSDIEQDFIKAQLQQHSTHPLSSSPATPGTPGTPCTPANGPHFSSDEEYRTASEGGRRDSLDWGSPLSPSPPVLRSCLRNRSLASLHKRSRSSPPSSRRSTVDSVTSDELSLMAVPEEIRPERELKQQCETLRTEAKIREARMSELLTTLQRTEQELTARLQEQQQQLNGELTSAKQSAAELVHTLSLQLTESQCKIKQLEDRLAQGIEENEGLYKRLRDFQVDNNQVASLSNLQRHKMKRMDSLSDLTTISDIDPYCLQRDSLAEEYNELRTRFEKAVNEIRAMKRELKQSQNQYDALELIQTALQQKLERCQMEDGAQLQLMAARIQDLTIKYSTSERQVRALKQKLAKSERRRSLSLKGKEQLELKLSELQRETVEHKSGDCSTASTTESSGDSSSQSSPLNAHLLQRLHSLEHVLLNTKERLEQSLNQLQQLRVGQRSRRSVSPLNERKDGLRQLERALVETCVLVTEQMELSCLQEACHKCSELHQRIEKLTTLHQQTETDLQRSEQLLEQREGELAISLEKCASQENEQQVLLQQRNELSDELGRQQERCKRLEKRLDLLEREHGKQLECLRQVYRHEHDNVSEDQSFRKRYQTEIEQLRTLCEKGLSAMESSHRRLICDMEEKHKIEIDRLLAEKETALAEETQATLAALDAMRKAHESEVQREVSRFKSEFLHQVQRGEHMRGDGAKLKEEELDELRLEILSFSEKYSIKCVENAALEEKLHLANGKLRHFQQMQQLELRNQQFRAHLASDDPSSDVHFVQGLTAGSKDDASCEDSEV; from the exons CGTTGGCAGAGACGGTGGTTTGTGCTTTATGACGATGGAGAGCTCACTTACTCGGTGGATGACTTT CCCGAGACTGTGCCACAGGCTTGCATTGATATGACCAAAGTTATGGAAGTAAGCAGCGCGGAGGAAGTAACCGGCCACACAAACTCCATTGCCATAACAGCACCGGAGCGCGTGACTTATGTGAAGGGCATCAGCTCAGAGGAATCGCAATGGTGGCTCAATATATTGACAGCGTTTCCAAAGTCGAAGGGTCGTCACAAGCGGAGTACCACATTGCCGGGTGGTCAGATCAATTGTCTTCGCCAATCCGCCAATGTAGACTTGGCGATCAAGTTGGGAAATCGCCATAGTTCATATCACAAGGATACGCTAACGTCCTCACAGTCCGCGTCAAGTTTGATTGGTAATCTTGATTGTCCCAGTTCAAGAAACTCAACACccaatgatgatgaagatgatggtGTTGAAACTGGGGAGgacgaagatgaagatgatgacgaAAATGAcaatggtgatgatgatgaggagcAACAAGTGTCAACGTCcagaaaagcaaaagtcacATCATCATCTAGCAGCATCGGAGGACAGGACGAGAACAATCGGAATGCAGGCAACGAAATTACAAATCGAG GTTGTTTGTTGATCGAGGATATACGGCGGGATGAAAAGTCAATCAAGGATATAGCCAACACAATAACGAACCTAAGtcaacagcaaagcaaacgctGGTCCACAATGGCTGTGAACAATGCGTTGAataatcaacatcaacatcattaCCAATACCATACATCTTGCGACGAGACCGATTTCCAGGTGATGTCCTCGGGCAAATCTCTTAACGTTGGCAGTGAGCCACAgacaattgttaatttaagGCCAAAGTCACTACCACTAGCCGCTAACTCGACTCCAGCAATTGTGTCAGCAGTAGTCAAGAAGATACCCACGGTACTCGTctcccagcagcaacaacaacaacagcagcaacaacactcaCTGAAGCTGTTAAAAGAAGATAACTCAAAGAGCAACAAGTCATCTGGTCGATTAGAACTGCAGTTACAACTGAAGCCTGCCAAGCATTATCAGCATGAACGTGGCGATCCAGATGGTGGCTGTAATCTGGATGAACTGTGCGCCAACTACATGTCCAAATCGGATGAGCTGAGATCGGTTAGCAAgttaagcaacaacagcaacaagaatgCAGCATCAGCTAATAAGACGTTGGGTAAAAGTGTTGAGGAATCGCTAAATGCCAAAAAGGGCTGGTTAATGAAGCTGGATAACCGAACAGGCGAATGGAGCAAGCATTGGTTCACCTTGAGTGGAGCAGCACTCTTCTATTATCGCGATCCGCTTTGCGAAGAACGCGGAGTTCTCGATGGTGTCCTGGACGTCAACAGCCTATCAACTGTAGTTGAGGAACCTAGTGCCAGTAAGCAGCATGCCTTTCAGCTGATCACTTGGGACAAGCAGCGCCTGTTCCTGGCCAGCTTGTCGCCCAGTTCACGTAATAGTTGGCTAGCGATCCTGCGGAGTGCGGCAGGTCTGACACAGCAACTAGAGACATCAACGACGACACCAATAGCGACATCATCAGCAGCCATAATGAAGTCCAGCGACATTGAGCAAGATTTTATCAAAgcgcagttgcaacaacattCAACACATCCGCTCAGCTCAAGTCCAGCTACACCTGGAACACCAGGAACACCGTGTACACCGGCAAATGGACCACATTTCTCCTCGGACGAGGAGTATCGTACTGCATCAGAAGGCGGTCGACGTGATAGCTTAGACTGGGGCTCTCCGCTGTCTCCATCTCCTCCCGTTTTACGGAGCTGTCTGCGAAACCGGAGCCTGGCCAGTCTCCACAAGCGCAGTCGAAGCTCACCACCAAGCTCACGCCGCAGCACCGTGGATAGCGTGACAAGTGATGAGCTGTCCCTAATGGCCGTGCCGGAGGAGATTCGACCAGAGCGTGAGCTAAAGCAACAATGCGAGACGCTTCGCACCGAGGCCAAAATAAGAGAGGCACGGATGTCCGAGCTGCTTACAACACTACAACGTACCGAGCAGGAACTCACGGCCCGTctgcaggagcagcagcagcaattgaatGGGGAACTGACCAGTGCCAAACAGAGTGCTGCGGAGCTGGTTCACACTCTAAGCCTGCAGTTAACAGAGAGCCAGTGCAAGATCAAACAGCTGGAGGATCGTCTGGCCCAGGGGATTGAGGAGAACGAAGGCTTATATAAAAGATTGCGTGATTTCCAAGTGGACAACAACCAAGTGGCCAGTCTGAGCAATCTGCAGCGTCACAAGATGAAGCGCATGGACTCTCTAAGCGATCTAACGACTATTAGCGACATTGATCCCTACTGCTTGCAGAGAGATTCCCTTGCCGAGGAGTACAATGAGTTGCGTACTCGATTCGAAAAGGCAGTCAATGAGATTCGAGCCATGAAGCGAGAACTCAAACAGTCACAGAACCAGTACGATGCTCTGGAACTGATCCAGACAGCACTGCAACAAAAGCTAGAACGCTGTCAGATGGAAGACGGCGcccagctgcagctgatggCAGCACGCATTCAGGATCTGACCATCAAGTACAGTACATCAGAAAGACAAGTACGTGCCTTGAAGCAGAAACTAGCCAAGTCCGAACGAAGACGGTCCCTCTCTCTTAAAGGCAAGGAACAATTGGAACTGAAATTAAGTGAGCTGCAAAGGGAAACTGTTGAGCATAAGTCCGGCGATTGCAGCACGGCAAGCACCACTGAATCCAGCGGTGACTCAAGTAGTCAATCATCACCCTTGAATGCGCATCTATTGCAACGCCTGCACAGTCTGGAGCATGTACTGCTGAACACCAAGGAGCGTCTGGAGCAAAGTCTCAAccagctgcaacagctgcgTGTTGGTCAGCGCAGCCGTCGATCCGTATCACCGCTAAATGAACGCAAGGATGGACTCAGGCAGTTGGAACGAGCTCTGGTCGAGACCTGTGTGCTGGTCACCGAGCAGATGGAACTCTCCTGCTTGCAGGAAGCGTGCCACAAGTGCAGCGAACTTCATCAGCGCATTGAGAAGCTGACGACGCTTCATCAACAAACTGAAACAGATTTACAGCGTAGTGAGCAGCTGCTGGAACAGCGCGAGGGAGAACTAGCGATCTCATTGGAGAAATGTGCCAGCCAGGAGAACGAGCAGCAAGTTTTGCTGCAACAGCGCAATGAGCTCAGCGATGAACTGGGTCGGCAGCAGGAGCGCTGCAAACGACTTGAGAAGCGTCTTGATCTTCTGGAAAGGGAGCACGGCAAGCAACTTGAGTGTCTCCGCCAGGTATACCGTCATGAGCATGACAATGTTTCAGAGGATCAGAGTTTCCGTAAGCGCTACCAGACTGAGATTGAGCAGCTGAGG ACACTCTGCGAAAAGGGTCTCAGTGCCATGGAATCATCACATCGCCGACTAATATGCGATATGGAGGAGAAGCACAAGATAGAAATTGATCGATTGCTAGCTGAAAAGGAAACAGCTCTGGCTGAGGAGACACAG GCAACACTGGCCGCTTTGGACGCCATGCGTAAGGCGCATGAGAGTGAGGTGCAACGAGAGGTTTCACGCTTCAAGTCTGAGTTTTTGCATCAGGTGCAACGGGGTGAGCACATGCGAGGAGATGGCGCCAAGCTAAAAGA AGAGGAGCTCGACGAGTTACGTCTGGAGATACTGTCCTTTTCTGAAAAATATTCCATCAAGTGTGTGGAAAACGCAGCATTGGAGGAGAAGCTGCATCTGGCTAACGGGAAGTTAAGGCACTTtcagcaaatgcaacagctGGAGCTCAG AAATCAACAATTTCGCGCCCATCTGGCTTCTGACGATCCTAGCAGCGATGTGCATTTCGTCCAAGGCCTAACAGCTGGCTCCAAAGACGATGCTTCATGTGAAGATAGCGAG GTTTGA